A single window of Channa argus isolate prfri chromosome 10, Channa argus male v1.0, whole genome shotgun sequence DNA harbors:
- the LOC137134552 gene encoding uncharacterized protein: MIMLWVALLVAHQVYALTPVISVRLGEPVTFTCDLPNAEITRREVHWYRQSAGDTMKLVVILRKSTKPEFSKGFPESRMKVDDDNSFSNLTILRTIEEDEGMYQCAVIEWMTIPVWSGTYLLIKGNSQRTSNYTVVQWLTASDPVRPGDSVTLQCSLLSDSENKTCPGDHSVYWFRAGSEKSHPEIIHTDGNHQCEKRSDTVKSCVYGFSKTISSSDAGTYYCAVATCGQILFGNGTKLHIEQRVNSQCIGLVISLVCLAISVTGNIIFIICYRRPRPACAEFKAIENASLQVRHESLSQSVHNIAESEHDLNYAALRFSGAKATRGRKKKELKAEESVYAQVKCSTQPIKCTTFSDLTIISPPSLTEIPKTASTRDKVKMMMLWVTLLLLHRGYSLVPVNTVQLGESVTFTCANKELNTKEVHWYRQSAGDTMKLILTFWQTKIEHGPEFSESRMKANLDNSFSNLTILRTIGDDEGMYHCGVAEWIKTEWSGTYLLVKGNSQRTSNYTVVQWSTASDPVRPGDSVTLQCSLLSDSENKKCPGDHSVYWFRAGSEKSHPEIIHTDGNHQCEKRSDTVKSCVYGVSKTISSSDAGTYYCAVATCGGILFGNGTKLDIVFSEREQVYFKCIALIISLVCLAISVTGNIIFICYRTPRAVCAQFKGREGASSPARADNPSQIDDIAKREQDLNYAALHFSGRKATRGRKKQELKTEESVYAHVKIST; this comes from the exons ATGATCATGTTATGGGTGGCTCTACTTGTTGCCCATCAAGTGT ATGCTCTGACTCCAGTGATCTCAGTTCGACTTGGGGAACCTGTAACCTTCACATGTGATCTGCCAAACGCTGAGATCACGCGTAGAGAAGTCCACTGGTACAGGCAGAGTGCCGGTGACACTATGAAATTAGTGGTGATTTTACGGAAATCTACAAAACCTGAGTTTTCAAAAGGGTTTCCTGAATCCAGAATGAAGGTGGATGATGATAACAGTTTTAGTAACCTGACCATTTTAAGGACGATTGAAGAAGATGAGGGAATGTATCAGTGTGCAGTCATTGAGTGGATGACAATTCCTGTATGGAGCGGAACATATCTGCTAATAAAAG gaAACAGTCAGAGGACATCAAACTATACTGTTGTTCAGTGGTTGACAGCATCTGATCCAGTCCGTCCAGGAGACTCAGTGACTCTCCAGTGttcacttctctctgactctgaGAACAAGACGTGTCCAGGAGATCACAGCGTGTACTGGTTCAGAGCTGGATCAGAGAAATCTCATCCAGAAATCATCCACACTGATGGAAATCATCAGTGTGAGAAGAGATCTGACACTGTGAAGAGCTGTGTTTATGGCTTCTCTAAGACCATCAGCTCCTCTGATGCTGGGACTTATTACTGTGCTGTGGCCACATGTGGACagattttatttggaaatggaaCTAAACTGCACATTG AGCAAAGAGTAAATTCTCAGTGTATTGGACTGGTGATATCATTAGTCTGTTTGGCCATTTCTGTGACTGGAAacatcattttcatcatttgttaCCGAAGACCAAGACCAGCGTGTGCAGAATTTAAAG CGATTGAAAATGCGTCTTTGCAAGTAAGACATGAAAGTTTGAGTCAATCAGTTCACAATATT GCTGAAAGTGAACACGATCTGAACTATGCTGCGTTACGTTTCTCTGGAGCAAAAGCTACaagaggaaggaagaagaaagagcTGAAGGCTGAAGAAAGTGTGTACGCTCAAGTAAAATGCTCAACA CAACCAATCAAATGCACTACATTCTCTGACCTCACCATCATCTCACCTCCTTCACTCACTGAAATACCTAAAACTGCCTCAACAAGAGACAAAGTCAAGATGATGATGTTATGGgttacactgcttcttcttcatCGAGGAT ATTCTCTGGTTCCAGTAAACACAGTTCAACTTGGAGAATCTGTGACCTTTACATGTGCTAACAAGGAGCTCAACACTAAGGAGGTCCACTGGTACAGGCAAAGTGCTGGAGATACCATGAAATTAATTTTGACTTTCTGGCAAACTAAAATTGAGCATGGACCAGAGTTTTCTGAATCAAGAATGAAGGCAAATCTTGATAATAGTTTTAGCAACCTGACCATTTTAAGGACGATCGGAGACGATGAAGGAATGTATCACTGTGGAGTCGCAGAGTGGATTAAAACTGAATGGAGCGGGACGTATTTGTTAGTGAAAG GAAACAGTCAGAGGACATCAAACTATACTGTTGTTCAGTGGTCGACAGCATCTGATCCAGTCCGTCCAGGAGACTCAGTGACTCTCCAGTGttcacttctctctgactctgaGAACAAGAAGTGTCCAGGAGATCACAGTGTGTACTGGTTCAGAGCTGGATCAGAGAAATCTCATCCAGAAATCATCCACACTGATGGAAATCATCAGTGTGAGAAGAGATCTGACACTGTGAAGAGCTGTGTATATGGCGTCTCTAAGACCATCAGCTCCTCTGATGCTGGGACTTATTACTGTGCTGTGGCCACATGTGGAGggattttatttggaaatggaaCTAAACTCGACATTGTGTTCAGTGAAAGAG AGCaagtatattttaaatgtattgcatTGATCATATCATTAGTCTGTTTGGCCATTTCTGTGActggaaatatcattttcaTCTGTTACCGAACTCCAAGAGCAGTGTGTGCACAATTTAAAG gaagagaAGGTGCCTCTTCACCAGCAAGAGCTGACAACCCGAGTCAAATAGATGACATT GCTAAAAGGGAACAGGATCTGAACTATGCTGCGTTACATTTCTCTGGACGGAAAGCTACAAGAGGAAGGAAGAAGCAGGAGCTAAAGACTGAAGAAAGTGTCTACGCTCATGTTAAAATCTCAACATGA
- the LOC137134128 gene encoding uncharacterized protein, which yields MFVLWVTLLLLHQGHSLVPVITVGLDESVTFTCVLPVNGLTSKQLYWYKQKPGDNLKLIATIKKFANPQYGSEFSSSRMDLKTDQNLSSLMILRTIQEDEGMYHCAIVDWTSVWTGTYLLLKGNSQRTSNYTVVQWSTASDPVRPGDSVTLQCSLLSDSENKTCPGDHSVYWFRAGSEKSHPEIIHTDGNHQCEKRSDTVKSCVYGFSKTISSSDAGTYYCAVATCGQIVFGNGTKLDIDDTNMWLQFTITILFLLFAALAPSLLVFLMCTIKWDCCKAAFVLKRNSYGPNSQQSDEDMWVYSAVAFTMIKPGRRTMKDANLAERERIFVAVKTFGLN from the exons ATGTTCGTGTTATGGGTCAcactgcttctccttcaccAAGGAC ATTCGCTGGTTCCAGTGATCACGGTCGGGCTTGATGAATCTGTAACATTCACATGTGTTTTGCCTGTTAACGGTTTGACCAGTAAACAGCTTTACTGGTACAAACAGAAACCTGGGGATAATCTAAAATTAATTGCAACGATTAAGAAATTTGCAAACCCTCAGTATGGATCAGAGTTTTCTTCCTCAAGAATGGACCTAAAAACTGATCAGAACCTAAGCAGTCTGATGATTTTGAGGACGATTCAAGAAGATGAAGGAATGTATCACTGTGCAATTGTGGACTGGACTAGTGTTTGGACTGGGACATATTTGCTATTGAAAG GAAACAGTCAGAGGACATCAAACTATACTGTTGTTCAGTGGTCGACAGCATCTGATCCAGTCCGTCCAGGAGACTCAGTGACTCTCCAGTGttcacttctctctgactctgaGAACAAGACGTGTCCAGGAGATCACAGTGTGTACTGGTTCAGAGCTGGATCAGAGAAATCTCATCCAGAAATCATCCACACTGATGGAAATCATCAGTGTGAGAAGAGATCTGACACTGTGAAGAGCTGTGTTTATGGCTTCTCTAAGACCATCAGCTCCTCTGATGCTGGGACTTATTACTGTGCTGTGGCCACATGTGGACAGATTGTATTTGGAAATGGAACTAAACTGGACATTGACG ACACCAACATGTGGTTACAGTTCACCATAACAattctttttctgctgtttgctgctttgGCTCCAAGTCTGCTCGTCTTCCTTATGTGCACCATCAAGTGGGATTGCTGCAAAG ctGCTTTTGTCCTAAAAAGAAACAGTTATGGTCCGAACAGCCAACAG AGCGATGAAGATATGTGGGTTTATTCAGCTGTTGCCTTTACCATGATAAAACCTGGCAGACGTACCATGAAGGATGCAAACttagcagagagagaaaggatcTTTGTGgctgtgaaaacatttggttTAAATTAG
- the LOC137134129 gene encoding uncharacterized protein, protein MTTTEYGPEFSERLELKTDKGFSNLTILRTIREDEGMYHCGVTEWINTKWSGTYLLVKGNSQRTSNYTVVQWSTASDPVRPGDSVTLQCSLLSDSENKKCPGDHSVYWFRAGSEKSHPEIIQTDGNHQCEKRSDTVKSCVYGFSKTINSSDAGTYYCAVATCGQILFGNGTKLDIKEQKVKSEFIALVISLVCLAISLTGNVVFICYRTPRPVCAQIKERENASSQVRHDNLSQWRHNIDESKEDLHYAGLRFSGGKTARGKKEKGLKTEESVYAQVKCTT, encoded by the exons atgacaacaactgAATATGGACCAGAGTTTTCTGAAAGACTGgaattaaaaactgataaagGTTTTAGTAACTTGACCATTTTGAGGACGATCAGAGAAGATGAAGGAATGTATCACTGTGGAGTCACAGAGTGGATTAATACTAAATGGAGTGGGACGTATTTGTTAGTGAAAG GAAACAGTCAGAGGACATCAAACTATACTGTTGTTCAATGGTCGACAGCATCTGATCCAGTCCGTCCAGGAGACTCAGTGACTCTCCAGTGttcacttctctctgactctgaGAACAAGAAGTGTCCAGGAGATCACAGTGTGTACTGGTTCAGAGCTGGATCAGAGAAATCTCATCCAGAAATCATCCAAACTGATGGAAATCATCAGTGTGAGAAGAGATCTGACACTGTGAAGAGCTGTGTTTATGGCTTCTCTAAGACCATCAACTCCTCTGATGCTGGGACTTATTACTGTGCTGTGGCCACATGTGGACagattttatttggaaatggaaCTAAACTGGACATTAAAG AGCAGAAAGTGAAATCTGAATTTATTGCACTGGTGATATCATTAGTCTGTTTGGCCATTTCTCTGACTGGAAATGTCGTTTTCATCTGTTACCGAACTCCAAGACCAGTGTGTGCACAAATTAAAG AAAGAGAAAATGCCTCTTCACAAGTGAGACATGACAACTTGAGCCAATGGCGACACAATATT GATGAAAGTAAAGAGGATCTGCACTATGCTGGGCTACGTTTCTCTGGAGGAAAAACTGCaagaggaaagaaggaaaaagggcTGAAAACTGAAGAAAGTGTGTACGCTCAAGTTAAATGCACAACATGA
- the LOC137134127 gene encoding uncharacterized protein: protein MMVLWVTLLLLYRGHSLVPVTTVQLGEPVTFMCANKDLNLRSKEIHWYKQSPGDTLKLIVTVLQSSPKEQELSESRMKVTTDKYFSNLTILRTIRNDEGMYHCGVTEWIKTEWSGTYLLVKGNSQRTSNYTVVQWSTASDPVRPGDSVTLQCSLLSDSENKKCPGDHSVYWFRAGSEKSHPEIIHTDGNHQCENRSDTVKSCVYGFSKTINSSDAGTYYCAVATCGQILFGNGTNLQIGFSERDEFVFIGLIITVVFLAVSVTGNIVFMFYGTPKSVCAQFKDIENISLQARHDNLSQLQPVQDVNESGNDLNYAALRFSERKATRGRKKKELKTEESVYAQVKCST, encoded by the exons ATGATGGTGTTGTGGgttacactgcttcttctttATCGAGGAC ATTCACTAGTTCCAGTCACCACAGTTCAACTTGGGGAACCTGTGACCTTCATGTGTGCTAATAAGGACCTGAACCTCAGGAGTAAAGAAATTCACTGGTACAAGCAGAGTCCTGGAGATACTCTGAAATTAATTGTCACAGTGTTACAATCATCACCTAAAGAACAAGAGTTGTCTGAATCAAGAATGAAGGTAACAACTGATAAGTATTTTAGCAACTTGACCATTTTGAGGACGATAAGAAACGACGAAGGAATGTATCACTGTGGAGTCACAGAGTGGATTAAAACTGAATGGAGCGGGACGTATTTGTTAGTGAAAG GAAACAGTCAGAGGACATCAAACTATACTGTTGTTCAGTGGTCGACAGCATCTGATCCAGTCCGTCCAGGAGACTCAGTGACTCTCCAGTGttcacttctctctgactctgaGAACAAGAAGTGTCCAGGAGATCACAGTGTGTACTGGTTCAGAGCTGGATCAGAGAAATCTCATCCAGAAATCATCCACACTGATGGAAATCATCAGTGTGAGAACAGATCTGACACTGTGAAGAGCTGTGTTTATGGCTTCTCTAAGACCATCAACTCCTCTGATGCTGGGACTTATTACTGTGCTGTGGCCACATGTGGACagattttatttggaaatggaaCTAACCTGCAAATTGGGTTCAGTGAACGAG atgaatttgtatttattggacTGATCATAACAGTAGTCTTTTTGgccgtttctgtgactggaaatattgttttcatgttttatggaACTCCAAAGTCAGTGTGTGCACAATTTAAAG ACATAGAAAACATCTCTTTACAAGCAAGACATGACAACTTGAGCCAACTTCAGCCAGTGCAAGATGTT AATGAAAGTGGAAATGACCTGAACTATGCTGCCTTGCGCTTCTCTGAAAGAAAAGCTAcaagaggaaggaagaaaaaagagctGAAGACTGAAGAAAGTGTGTACGCACAAGTTAAATGCTCAACATGA